In the Rhododendron vialii isolate Sample 1 chromosome 2a, ASM3025357v1 genome, ttttttcacaaatggcaaaaaaaaaaaaaaaactatccacTTAATTTAAGACAAATAGGCTCtaaaataatacaaatacaAACAAACAACGAGCCTAGCAGGTTTGCCTcaatataaacaagaaatagCAGATTCCTGAATTTTAATTaacttcaaaaggaaaaaaaaaaactgatttggGAAGTACTTAACGTGAACACACATAAGAAACAAAGCAAGATATTCACTTTTCCTAAATCTTTTCCCGGAAGAAAGAACATATCTCAAGGAGAGGATAGAGAAATAGCGGCGCAAAATTGACCTCTCACCCACCCCATTTCTCTTCAAATCCAAAGCTACTCGGtaagccaaaagaaaaaaaaaaaaaaaaaaaacagaagaaatggCAGAGGGTGCTGTGTTCCAACTTCTATCCAACTTCGCACCCTATCTCCGAGAAGAGTTGAATTTGTTGAGCGGAGTACGGGAAGACATCGAATACATAAGAGCCGAATTCGAGCGCATGACACATTTCCTTAGAGTTACTGATGCAATAGAAGATAGAGACCTGAAAATCAAAGTATGGGTGAAGCAAGTTCGAGAAGCTGCATATGACACTGCAGATGCTCTTGATATGTACATGCTTTGCCTCAGACATCATCATAGCACCAAATTCTGCCAGTTTGTTCGTAAGGTTTCGTTCTTTATTATGACTTTAAAAGCTCGCCACCAAATTGCTCCCGAAGTAAAAGGAATCAAGTCCAAAATCATCAATATTTCTGAGGGATATCAACGATATAGTGACATATATGGCAAAATAGAGCAAGGCTCAAGCTCTACTCATTCTGACACCGCATGGTATGATTGTCGTGGCAATGCCCTTCtaccatagttttaaatatcggccgatacggtacgtatcggccggttcgtaccggaattttcgactcccggttcggatataggccgatatatcggtgagattgaaattcacaggcgtatcggccggttcccgatacgtatcggtctgTAACCGATTTTGGACCGGTACGGCCGATACAGCCGTTACGGCCGGTACGTATcggttctgaaaaaaaaaaaaaaaacagaaaaaatcaaaaaacagagctaaaaaaaaaaatagaaaaaatcaaaaaacaaagctccttccacacatatgtatatatttgcttCCACGTCATTCATGTACGTATCGGTATCTCCACGTCATTCATTCTGGCATTGAAGTTGTATTAGCAAAATtatgtttgacttaaaagctatgagcttgaaactagttgtggctagcgattatgtaatgtaaaacctctatggtgtgtttattttaatgtcttcatcttatttttgctatttatgtcaattatatcgaaacttataatgttgcatttttctcatatttgtaaaatcttattgacttgcgagttttgataaattatcggatatttcacatgaagagaatgggctattacatgtcttaaactaattaaaatgtgataatttaagccaatgtttggggcaacagtatatttttcaagttttatacatgttgctgataatttttaaaaattcacgaccgcgacacccgattctcgcgacgtatcaccgatatgtcccgataccgatataccgcgaccgataccgcgacggcgaccgataccgcgatttaaaactatgcctTCTACTCCAAGATGCTGACCTTGTGGGCATTGACAGGCCCAAATCACTCTTAATTAACTGGCTAGTTGATGAGGATCCTCGACTCAAGGTACTTTTTGTAGCCGGAATGGGCGGATTGGGCAAAACCACCCTTACAAAAAAGGTCTACAACGACGCAACAGTGAAGAGGCACTTCGAGAACCATGCTTGGATCACTGTTTCTGAATCATTCAAGGTCGCAGagcttttaaaagacttgattCGAGTTCTCTTTGAAGACGTCATACAACCACTCCCACAAGGAGTGAACAGTATGGATGCAAACAGCTTGAAAGGAATAATTAATGCCTTTTTGCAGGAAAAGAGGTATGTGCTTGTTTTGAATGACGTATGGGGTATTCATGCATGGCAAGTTTTAAGAATCGTACTTCCTGAATGTAATTGCGGCAGTCGAGTAATTCTGACGACAAGAAATGTAGATTTAGCATCTTTTGCTAGCGAAGAATATCATGGCATGGTGTATAATCTCGAGCCCCTTCCTCCCAAAGAGTCACGGGCCTTGTTTTGCTCAAAGACATTCAAGGAGAATTATTGTCCTTCATATTTGGAAGATGTTTCAAGAGCCATCTTGCAAAAATGCGAGGGTTTATCACTTGCAATAGTGGCAATTAGTGGTCTGTTATCAACAAAAGAGAAGAGTGTGGATGAGTGGGAAAGGATTTACCGTGGCCTTGGTGCGGAACTAGAAGGAAATGACAAACTCATGAGCATGACTAAGATATTGTCCCTCAGTTACTTTGATTTGTCTTACCATCTTAAGTTATTTTTTCTATACTTGAGTATTTTTCCCGAAGATTGTCTCATTGATCACTAGAGACTAATTCGGTTATGGGTGGCGGAAGGATTTATAGAACTGAAAGAAGGAATGACAAGAGAAGAAGTTGCTGAGGGCTACCTCAATGAGCTAATGAATAGAAGTTTAGTTCAAGTGACACACGTCGGGAGAGATGGAAGGTTTAGAGCTTATGGGATCCATGACCTTTGGCGTGAAATGATAATTGCGAAGTCGAGAGAGCAAAGCATTGTCACAATAGCAAGTGAAAGAGGCAGAGCATGGCCTGAGAAATTGCGACGCCTCGCGATTCACCATAATTTGGAAAATATTCAGGAAAGTATTTGTTTCACTCACCTTCGTTCTTTACTCGTATTCAGTGCACTAGATTTTAGTGTCCGTTTTGTCAAAGGTTGCATTCTTAGGCGAGGGTGTAAGGCTACTAACGGTGTTAGACTTGAGCGGATCAAAATTGGAAACATTCCCGCATGAAGTTGTGAACTTCCTTAATCTTACTTATCTAAGTTTGAGGAAGACCAATGTAAAACTGATCCCGAAAGCGATCGGAAATCTCAAGAAGCTGGAAACATTGGATTTGAAACATACGAATGCCACCGAGTTGCctgatgagatcttgaatctcaaaCATCTTCGCCATCTTTTGTTATATCGCTACAACAACACCCCgtgttattttccttttcacAATATTATTGGCTTCAAAGCCCCTACGGGAATAGGTAGTTTGTTGTACTTGCAAAAACTATGTTGTATTGAAGCAAACCAAGGGAATAATAGCGGCATTGTGCTAAGAGAGGTGGGGAAGCTAACTCAACTAAGGAGATTGCTCATTTTAAGGCTACAAAAGGAATATGGGATGGCACTTTGTTCATCCCTTGAGAAGCTAAACAACCTTCTCTCGTTGTCCGTTATGGCAATAGAGGAAGATGAGATCATTGATTTAGATTCTTTGTCTTTGCCGCCTCGACTTCTTCGAACACTCTATCTAAGAGGACGTTTGGAGAAGATATCACACTGGATATCATCTCTTCACAACCTGAAAAGTGTAATCTTAAGGAGTAGTAAGTTAAAAGATGTTGATCCACTGCAATCCCTTCAAGATTTGCCCAATTTGCTTCACCTTGGACTTAATAGTACTGCATATGAAGGAGATGGATTATTTTTCAAGGCTGGTGGTTTTCAAAAGCTTAAAGACTTGTGGTTAGTTAGCTTAGTAGGATTGAAATGGGTGAGAGTGGAGTCTAGCTCGATGCCTCTTCTTGAAAAGCTACATCTTCGAGACTGTAAATTGATGATGGAGTTGCCCTCAAGTGTCAAACTTTTGGCCAACCTGCAATTTCTTGACTTGACTGATATGTCTGAAACATTAATTTCGAGGTTAAATAGAGACTTACAAGGTGGGGACTATTGGAAAATTGCACACGTTCCTAAGGTTTTGATTGGGGACTCCAAATAATGGACTGGTGGTTTTCTATGATACGGAAAAACGAGGCGTAAGAGGATCTTCGAGATTGGGTTATCCCCGCTAATGATGTTCGCtttttccctcatttttttGGCGTTTGTGAGAGCTTGAAAACCAGTTTGTGTAATCATGTTGTGAACAAGATATTTCTTTTGCGTACTTTTTTGTCTTGAATTAATTGCTTTATCGAGAATTTCATATTTGATGTATTCAGCTCGACATAATTTAGAACTTCAAAGCATGCCTTTGTTTTATCAGTTTGCAACAATCTTCTTGGTTTAGATTAGGTGAAGTTCAACACATTTCTAGAGGAACCTAATTTCCCTCGGTGCTGATTACAAATATTTGATATGTTAATttccttaattatttttttcaatttttacctATGAAGAAAGAATTTACTTTTTTGCCtaaacccttttttttcaataatttttactaTTCGTAACTGAAGATGAAATCAACTTCGAAGGATAAGAAatcgaaattgaaaaagaaatggcAATGATCTGAaacgaagaaaaagaaaggaaggaaaaaggtAGAAGTTACTATGCTCAAAATCGGATAGATCTGGGATCACGTACTTCATTGATTCCTTTGTTGGCTGGGCAAGGCCTGAACAAGAAATAGACCTCTTGTTGGTTCGTCCCTCCTTCCTTTGTAACCGGTATagctttttgtttagtttttcgtcgtaaAATTTGGGGTTCATCATTCaacgagatgaatcaaaaaaatataaaaatgtggaCCATCAtttaaaaaagttcatataataCGATACtttagataaaaaaagaaagacaactGCTTCgtacttttttgtctttactgaattttttttgcttggtcataatttttacttttaaactCTTCTCGTCTAgagaattattattttaaaaaatataacgcaaatctaacaaaaaaatcagaaaagacgaacaaaacacaccaagtgaaaaagacaaaaagttaagaaaaatgGTTAATAAAGTGTAATTAAGACTTGTTTTTAGGACACTCAGGCCATTATCACTTCCAAGTACCGTAACACCCCAGTTCATCTCCATAAAAAATTTAACCCTTCTCGCTCCCATCACTTCAGTTTACACTTTACACCACAAAATAATTGTTCTCGTCTTCAGCTTTACAAGAAGAGGAGAGATTATTCCCTGTCCCAAGGTATTGCTCCTCCCTGCAGCAGAACTCAGTGGGTGGGTGGAGTAATTTCTCAGAGCTCCctactaaaattcaaattttagtaGGGCAGAGCAATTAAACTATTAAATTAAACTGGGATTAGTAACAGTCAAATGCCAGTCAGATGCTAACGAGCAAACCCTTTTTACCTACGAATCATGAGAAAAAGGCATTCATCTCTGTGGTGATTATCGACCGCTCTCCAACAAGGCATGGTGCCTAGTTGGAGTATGAGATTTGAACCTCAACTTAGTTTAGGTCCTTGGCTGGAAAGACCATTTTAGCAAGGATGAAAGCTGGGAACTCCACACAGCTAAATCCTGTACCTCAAAGGCTCAAATGCTCCAAGAGTTCTCTCATTTGGATTCTAAATCAATCACCTTCTAGGCAAAAGATGGCAAACAGAAAGATGCTGCGTGAATCCTGACGGGAAAGAAAATAGATAAGAGAGAAAATGGACCTAGCTTGTCATACTACATATCAGAAAATACTGATCAGGACCCAGACTTTGTATATTCTCTGCACTTGTGGGAGTTGTACATATCAACTTGTGAACCATTGATATTTCCTTCTTTTGTCATCTTCAAAGTATCTAAGAGAAAcaacactcctttttttttcatttctcacctAAGCAGCCGAAGGGGCTGTTAGAGTATATACGATCCAAATAATTATCTTCTCTTCGTTTCCCAATATAATGCTGGTTGAATTAGTCATAGAAACAGATCAGGCATGTGAAATTTTGTATTCAATTATCTTAAGAAAAACTTCCCTAACAATATGGTTAAACAGCGCGAATATTCCAAATAACTGAATATGTTTGGTGAAACTTCCCTAACAATATGGTTAGCAGTGCTGTTGTGTACTTTGACTACCTTCACACACTTGTTTCTCACGACGAGGAATCTACGTACGTATATAGTGTATTCTGTTGACTGGGCAACAAGTTTTGTGCGTGGGTATAGTTGTCAGATTTTGTAGCCAAGTTTGTGAGAAATCATTGCATCTTCTGTATTACCAACAGATTATATTCAATGCTACATGcaggtagggctgcaaacgaaccgagccgctcgcgagcgacTCGCAGCTCGGCTCGGTAGTGGctggttcaagctcggctcggaagttaaacaaacaagctcgagccgattttttcagctcattttgtaaacgagccgagctcgagctagaaTAAGCTCGGCTCAAGTCGGCTCGCAAGcaggtatatatatacttaagtttaggatttttattcttatttcataatttgttctttccgttttcactttccaaTCAACCAAGGGAGGCAAGAGCACACGCATACCAATACACTCCCGCtccaaaggaaaataaaagatatatatcttcacaatcaaaatatttttggttctATTAGGTCTATgagaggatatatatacatttttcgttggtccgttGAGACTCGTGAACAagttcgagctcgagtcaaACCAAGGTCCGCTCAGcttgagctcgactcgttaagttttcactgagctcgagctcgtgttcgttaaaaacttaataaacaagcttgaacattgtaaagctcggctcggttcggctcgtttgcagccccaCATGCAGGTTACTCTTTGTGCTTGTTTCTATTGGTATAACATTGGAAAAGTACCCACAATGGTCCTCCTAATTTCATccaagtctcattttcgtcttcCAAGTATATATCAATTACAACACTTTTGACCATCAAGTTTGGTTTTCTTACCGAATTAGTCCAATTGAtaatccctccgtccctaaataagtgtccggcgcgcaaaattaggccttacaaaatatgcatgtttttcattaaaaaatttaattttttttcacaatctagtAATAGAACTCATTACTATCtatgatttgtgaaaaaaaattgatttttttaacaaaacaaatgcatcttttttaaGGCCTAGATTTGCGCattggacacttatttagggacggagggagtaacttcTATTAGCCAAACTAgacggaaaaaatcaaattggtgGCACTTTGGACGTTGCAATTTGTACCAAGTTAGTCCAATTGATGATGTTTGccctcaatttgattttttccattCAGTTTGACTGAtagacgttatcaattggaccaacttagtacgaaaaccaaacttgaaggtcaaaagagtttcaattgatacttgaaggatgaaaatgagactcaGATCAAACTAgaaggaccatttctataaattttcctAAAAATGTCGTGttgtaattttgtattttgggcTTTAGTGTTAGTTTATGTATGTGGGCCATGTATGTTTCTAtgtgggttatgttatgttataTTTCCTTGTATTTAGTTGGGCTCTTAGAAGTAAAGTGCTAGTGTTGGCCCAAGTCCAATTTGGTGGCTATATAAACTTTGTAAGAAAACTCTAGAAGTGAATGTGAAGAAAATATCAGTGCTTCCCCTGATTCCCCTGTTTCTATTGTTCTTCCCCGACCAACGTTACGGCATCCAATTTCTTTGTTTAGCTGCTAATTTGTCCACTAATCAACAAAGGGTTCTAGGTTAATCTAAGCCAACACAATCGGTTTTATCTACAGCCCTCTTATGGGTGAGGTgagatttttcttctttggtaATTCGGAATATCTTAAATTAAAAGAACAGAACAGAGTCAAAGCATAACAACTTCAAAACAGAATTAAAACAGCAAAAACAACGTTCTAAGGCCTCCCACACCTAGACTCTAAGCAATGACAAACTCGCTCACTGAGGAAGGCACTTGTTCCGTCACGACTAAAATCTTTCACTTGTTCCGCTCCCTGACGCGAGGAATTTTCATGCTCCAAGTATGTCAGCTAAAATAAAAAGGTACGTCTTTAATGTGGATACTGTTTTGACAGGAGACACGAATGGATGTGCAGGGAGAGGTAGTATGTTTTCATTGAGGGAATTAGGAAACTAAAATAGTTGTTCAATCCGTTGATTACGAACTTCGAACTTGGAATTGTAAAACGAGAGAGCATGGAATATTATTGATTTACAAAAACTAATCTAAGCGTGTCCTTAAGAGAAACAGCTAAATTCTTAGCTCCATGCCTTCCTTAAGAAAACAGGGTGTcctgaagaaattaaatagaaatGTTCAAGTATGTGGAAATGTTTTGATGCAATAATTCATCAGATGAAAGATTCTTTCGAAGCTATACGTTTGGTGTACCCTATCAATCCTTTTAAACATTCATTTCCTTTTCATAGACACTTACATGAGAATGTTCCATGTACCCTATCAATCCTGTTTACTACTAGATAAATTCTATCGGGATCAGCTGGAAAACCCTCCTTTTCCACTCCACCAATCAAGGCTCGCCAACTCAGCAAATTCCTTCTTTCCTGTCCCATGGACTAAACCACACCCAACCTACCATGAAACTAGCTTACGAAAACCAAATCCTAAAGAAATTGAAACCTAATCCAAACACAATCGATCGAATTGTCAAGAACCAATTAATGGTGGGTTGTTAATTCATTAAACTtaagccaaattttttttacaaaatctgATCTCAAAAACAAGTCAAAACGAATGTTTACAGATACATACATTTGTGTGTGTGCATATATAATTCCTTGTGGATCCAgttgtgtatatgtgtgtgtaggtCAAAAGTTTCCAGATGTGAGAAGGTGGTGATTGTAGAGAGATGGTGATGTGTAGAGATGGTGTTCTTATGATGGTTGTGGTCGGCGAGATCTAGTCAACATTACCcccttcttattggttgaaatgatgtagaccccatcacaaagtgatgtcatacttatcaaaaagtgtattgcataataagcatgacatcactttgtggtggggtccatatcatttcaactaataagTGACGATGGGAGGATTGGGTTTGGCTTAgtccatggttttttttttatgtgatgGACACGTGTAGTTTTTTTTAGCGCTGGGACAAGGAGCAAGAACATAAGATGGAACATTGGATCCCAAGCCAGGGAAGTCGTGGGAGAGAAGATGGAATTTGCTGAGTTGCCTAGCCTTGATTGGTGCGGAAAAGGGGAGCTTTCAGCTAATCAGGATAAAATTTATTCCCTTACTAATATTTGGAATAAAGGGCAATTGGCCAAAAAAATATAGGAAGAGTTTTTTAATGTAACATAAGCCCACAAACATTTTCATAGAGCGGGCACGACAAATTCCACCCAtgttccaaaaatacccttaccAAAATACCCTCGGTAAGGGTTTTGTTTGACTAAtacagaaaatattttttttgttttttccggTTAACCCTTTGGCAAGGGCCTTTTTTGGtaacaaagaaaaatgttttttttttccgatttggTATTTGTTGTCATTTTTTCAATAAAACGGGCCTTGTTTAGCTAACACAAAAAAAggtctttttttcattttccctcCCTGATTATCACAGATACCGCTATCTGTTGATTTTTTATTGTGCGTTGGTGAACAATCCACGGGAAACAATATTTGAGGCAATCCGTCCATCAAACAAATTCTCCATTAATGCCCCTTGCGTTGAATTTACAAGCACTCCTAGGCTTTGCGATGGATATTCTCAGCCGAGATAGCGCTATCTCAATTGAAACGGTCTTTGTTtctacaaaattaaagaccGAGATAATGATATCTTAGCTAAAATTGTCTCTCGATCGACAAAACCAAAGCAAGCAATAGCGAatactaaaaaatatagtaaGATAATGGTATCGCAGCTATAATATTCTCtgtatctaaaaaaaaataagcgaTAGCGCTATCCCAACTGAAACAGTATCCCTTTCTTCAAAAATAAAGTGAGAGATGACGGTATCTCAGCTAAAAAGTCTATGTatccacaaaaagaaaacaaaagataacGCTATCTCAACTGAAACAGTGTTTGtttcttcaaaaaataatgaacaAGATAACGATGTCTCAGCCAAAACGGTCTCTGTAGATACAAAAATCTAGCTAGCTTAAATGTACAGTTGGGAAAGTGCCATAAACACGGGTAATTCTCTGTCGTGCTACTAAAAAGAGGATCGCATgctacacactaatgaatcgatttagtattttgagtcactagctagcaagtgtcGTAGGTACAGACAATTCCAACAggaatgcgtagtgccgtaggcacggacaagcactagtgttttaaaaaatagaaagatacTAATCCTTTACGCCGTTTGACTCCCAattttaacttccaaatgtaAAACTTTTCAAGTCCTCAACTTTCCTGAAAAATTGTCGGCAACCACAAAATATACACTTTACAATACACACTTTCTTCCATAATGAATTTTGTTGGCATCAAACCAAAAGTAAAATAAGTATAGGGGGTCTATTTAAAATTAAGCTGGACTACATGGGGACAGTACAACATTTTCGCAACAAAAAACGTGCACGACTCGGGATTCATCTTCATCCGTCAAAACTCGAAAGTTGCAGTTTTTCAATACTTCGTGAGAAATCTAGTTTAGTTGAGTTTGTTTACTCATATGTCTCTTCAATGGTGGTTAGTGTTCGAGCCCATAAGGAGCAGATTTGGGGTTCAAGGCTATGAATAGCGTCTGAACCCTTCGTTGACTAACGTATTAATCCCCCGCTAACTCCCATTGAACTattgaaaaaactaaataaataaatacttcgtTGACTCTAACGAGAGTTGTGTAAATGGCATCCGGACAAGCGAGGGCGTCGCACATACTGATAAAGCACAAGGGCTCCCGCAGTAGCGACGCAATAGCCAAGGGTGCGGGTCCGGCGACCCTtggaaatttcattttttactaCTACCATATTGAAATTTTCTAGAAATTAATAGACTGACCCCATGGATATTTATAGTGACACCAAACAGgatattttttctttcatagtCAATACAAAACTAGAGACAATACTATACAAAACGAAAAGCAAAACGTGTTCACCACCTCTATTATCATCGAGTCGACCGATCACCCGATGAATAATTTTATAAGCTTTGCCCTTTGAAATTTGTGCATACTCAATCTTGATATAGtttatttggttttttggcAAAGTCCATATAGTATATAGGATATGGgtggtttaattttttggaaaaataattatATAGACTTTGACGCTATTAACATAAAGACTATCATGCAACGCTTTCAAAATAGGAAATGGCATCAAATGCAATTGTAGAAGTTCATGTAGCTTTTTTTTTGTCGAGAACTTATAAGAAAGATTATTGATACATGCATTTTGATATCTTTTGTGTACAAGTTGAAACGCTTGTCGAGCCTTAAATGTGATTTTTGTTGGAAGTAGATTATTATTTGCcattattatgttatttttttggggtcttACAATTGGCAAAAGTATTGACTCGCGTTTATGGATGACCCCATGCTCCGGAATTCCTGGAGTCACCACTGCTCCCGTCGCAAGCCGTTGTGGAAAGATCCAGAAGGCCACGTCATCTCTGCCACCATTCACGACACCGTCGTCGTTCAGCTCCAATCCCTCCGCAACGAAGTCGTCTCTAGCACTGCCAAGTTCGACGTTGTCGCTTCCCGCGCTCTGACTTAGGGGCAAGAAAGTCCATGAAATTGCTTCTTTTAAAATTAGAGGACTTTAAAATCACTAAGCATGAATAAGGGCTCAAGATACCCTCACTTACCATGGAATTTTACAGCCTTTCTTAAGCTCATTTCACAAGCCACGATCGTTCAACACTTCAACTTCAACTCATCTAAGTCTACATAATCAGTTGTCAAGATTAATAGAACCACAAATCAAGGTTCGCATatttagagcatccgcatcagGCTCTTTacattttggaccaatttacactttaaaaaatttcgaaaattgattttcactctccgatttttactgatggcgctctaGTTTtaaacttcatgaacaaagtggagagacatcagtaaaaagtggagcgcgaatattAATTTCCAAAATTACTTCATTACTGTAGCTATtcacttttaaaatttctattGCATCAGACCCTTTATATTTAAATTAttctattaaaaatattat is a window encoding:
- the LOC131317205 gene encoding disease resistance protein RPM1-like codes for the protein MAEGAVFQLLSNFAPYLREELNLLSGVREDIEYIRAEFERMTHFLRVTDAIEDRDLKIKVWVKQVREAAYDTADALDMYMLCLRHHHSTKFCQFVRKVSFFIMTLKARHQIAPEVKGIKSKIINISEGYQRYSDIYGKIEQGSSSTHSDTAWPKSLLINWLVDEDPRLKVLFVAGMGGLGKTTLTKKVYNDATVKRHFENHAWITVSESFKVAELLKDLIRVLFEDVIQPLPQGVNSMDANSLKGIINAFLQEKSRVILTTRNVDLASFASEEYHGMVYNLEPLPPKESRALFCSKTFKENYCPSYLEDVSRAILQKCEGLSLAIVAISGLLSTKEKSVDEWERIYRGLGAELEGNDKLMSMTKILSLSYFDLSYHLKLFFLYLSIFPEDCLIDH
- the LOC131317206 gene encoding disease resistance protein RPM1-like, with translation MTREEVAEGYLNELMNRSLVQVTHVGRDGRFRAYGIHDLWREMIIAKSREQSIVTIASERGRAWPEKLRRLAIHHNLENIQESEGVRLLTVLDLSGSKLETFPHEVVNFLNLTYLSLRKTNVKLIPKAIGNLKKLETLDLKHTNATELPDEILNLKHLRHLLLYRYNNTPCYFPFHNIIGFKAPTGIGSLLYLQKLCCIEANQGNNSGIVLREVGKLTQLRRLLILRLQKEYGMALCSSLEKLNNLLSLSVMAIEEDEIIDLDSLSLPPRLLRTLYLRGRLEKISHWISSLHNLKSVILRSSKLKDVDPLQSLQDLPNLLHLGLNSTAYEGDGLFFKAGGFQKLKDLWLVSLVGLKWVRVESSSMPLLEKLHLRDCKLMMELPSSVKLLANLQFLDLTDMSETLISRLNRDLQGGDYWKIAHVPKVLIGDSK